A region of Solanum dulcamara chromosome 7, daSolDulc1.2, whole genome shotgun sequence DNA encodes the following proteins:
- the LOC129895812 gene encoding bidirectional sugar transporter N3-like encodes MAGISGHWAFAFGVLGNIISFIVFLSPLPTFYKIYKKKSTEGYQSIPYVIALFSSMLWIYYAFLKSNTTLLITINSFGVFIETIYVAFYLFYAPKISRVQTIKMLLLFVVGGFGAIILVTQFLFKGAVRGQIVGWICLIFSLCVFVAPLGIVRQVIKTKSVEYMPLLLSIFLTLSAVVWFFYGLLLKDINIAIPNVLGFILGILQMVLYVIYNKKEKAILKEQKLPEKLQNHMIISIDEKNKNFPQLTEEQIIDIVKLASLISSGKIHVASSSCLATCASAKIENTPNKLQTVEAKN; translated from the exons ATGGCTGGCATTTCTGGTCATTGGGCTTTTGCTTTTGGTGTCCTTG GTAACATTATCTCGTTCATTGTGTTCCTTTCTCCACT GCCtacattttataaaatttacaaGAAGAAATCAACAGAAGGGTATCAATCAATTCCATATGTGATTGCTCTATTTAGCTCCATGCTTTGGATATACTACGCATTTTTGAAGAGCAACACAACACTTCTCATAACTATTAACTCATTTGGTGTCTTCATTGAAACTATCTACGTTGCTTTCTACCTTTTCTACGCACCAAAAATATCAAGG GTCCAAACCATAAAGATGCTCCTATTATTTGTTGTGGGTGGATTTGGTGCAATAATTTTGGTTACTCAATTTCTATTCAAAGGAGCCGTTCGTGGACAAATTGTTGGATGGATTTGCCTTATTTTCTCCTTATGTGTATTTGTTGCACCCTTGGGCATTGTG AGACAAGTTATTAAAACAAAGAGTGTCGAATACATGCCATTACTTCTATCGATTTTTCTCACATTAAGTGCCGTGGTGTGGTTTTTCTATGGTCTTCTACTAAAGGACATCAACATTGCT ATTCCAAATGTATTGGGATTCATCCTAGGAATACTTCAAATGGTGCTCTACGTAATATACAACAAAAAAGAGAAGGCTATCTTAAAGGAGCAAAAACTTCCAGAAAAGCTACAAAACCACATGATAATTTCCATTGAtgagaaaaataagaattttccaCAACTCACAGAAGAACAGATTATTGACATAGTGAAGCTTGCTTCACTAATTTCCTCAGGGAAAATTCACGTTGCGTCGTCGTCGTGTCTCGCTACATGTGCATCAGCTAAAATTGAGAATACGCCCAATAAGCTGCAAACTGTGGAAGCCAAAAATTAA